The following are encoded in a window of Bradyrhizobium guangdongense genomic DNA:
- a CDS encoding DEAD/DEAH box helicase, with the protein MMALHLLVQWRESGRSGVVFLAESENRAERLGSVIHALDPSCEVLVFPRLNTLPFDQLEPSREIAGRRAQVLRRLAKSKQPIFLISTAEAVMERLPPPASLLRLNTSLKVGGTFSEAELRVRLEELGYDLDDEPDYPGGALFHGQTFEIFPAGALGPFRVEHSARTIKRIVAFDPQEHEIIFETKELLVDPMSTRLAMAGARAKRVTLFDYCGKAKWIADAGAPVHADAWLSTIEEAAGRADREREYLGRSDWKQATRGMKVLPRSAPFQATPEFSKLTSSRKALRAFVEDARRAGSRLIFVAAQEDDLRVMERMSGVRVERVADWDEVESARQRDVALLADLDAGFVIPGRKSAVVLTASDVLGSRAHHPQPMARNWGAAFDHADVPEQGTVVVHLQRGICVLDGLQTINTGGGAMREMVRLSFAGDDAVLVPPSDLALMWPYSTERGKLALDKADGSTWWARRGEAEQEIQAAGKVLAKHISQRKRRKAARLVPPGAPYEKFVARFPYFTTIDQAKAINDVLDDLASGHPMDRVICGDVGFGKTEVALRAAAAVVLSGKQVAIAVPTTVLARQHVATFRKRFAPLDIEVGSLSRATSGAEVRETREGLRSGRIKVVVGTQALTSKDVKFSDLGLVIIDEEQHFGAAEKAKLSGLARNAHTLWMSATPIPRTLAAGLAGFRDLSVIASPPVHRLPVATKIAPLSDAAIASALLREQRRHGQSFLICPRIQDLEPMLARVQAVAPDLKIICLHGKLPADEIDERMMTFVEGKADVLLATNIVESGLDIPRANTIVVCWPENFGLAQLHQLRGRVGRGGIRAFAYLLTESASGQSEKRLAVLEEFSRPGAGFAISERDLDLRGAGDLFSEQQSGHVQVFGPVLYSHLLKMASEKVDDGRSVVWVPDLNLPVADMLPPSYVQSAPVRLELYARAARCASEDELEDLEEETSRRFGPLPQAARDFFAAARLRLDCKRRGIIRLDVGQSAVAATFLPGRLRKSKGKSLQRDGDRVVYHAPMRDAPFERVEELLDLLDET; encoded by the coding sequence ATGATGGCGCTGCATCTGCTGGTGCAATGGAGGGAGTCCGGGCGCAGCGGCGTCGTGTTCCTCGCCGAGAGCGAGAACAGGGCCGAGCGGCTCGGCAGCGTCATTCATGCGCTGGACCCGTCCTGCGAAGTCCTGGTCTTTCCGCGGCTGAACACCCTGCCGTTCGATCAGTTGGAGCCGTCGCGCGAGATCGCGGGCCGCAGGGCTCAGGTGCTGCGGCGCCTTGCGAAATCCAAACAGCCGATCTTTCTCATCTCGACGGCGGAAGCCGTGATGGAGCGCTTGCCGCCGCCGGCGAGCCTGCTGCGCCTCAACACGAGCCTGAAGGTCGGCGGCACGTTTTCGGAAGCCGAGCTTCGCGTCCGTCTGGAAGAGCTGGGCTATGATCTCGACGACGAGCCGGATTATCCGGGCGGCGCCCTGTTTCACGGCCAGACCTTCGAGATCTTTCCCGCAGGCGCCCTCGGGCCGTTCCGGGTCGAGCATTCGGCGCGCACCATCAAGCGGATCGTGGCGTTCGATCCGCAAGAGCACGAGATCATCTTCGAGACGAAGGAGCTGCTCGTCGATCCCATGTCGACGCGGCTCGCCATGGCGGGCGCGCGGGCGAAGCGCGTGACGCTGTTCGATTATTGCGGCAAGGCCAAGTGGATCGCCGATGCCGGCGCGCCCGTGCACGCCGATGCCTGGCTGAGCACGATCGAGGAGGCCGCCGGCCGTGCGGACCGGGAACGGGAATATCTCGGGCGGAGCGACTGGAAGCAGGCGACCCGCGGCATGAAAGTGCTGCCGCGCAGCGCGCCGTTCCAGGCGACGCCGGAATTCTCCAAGCTGACGTCATCGAGGAAAGCCCTGCGCGCCTTCGTCGAGGATGCCAGGCGCGCGGGCTCGCGCCTGATCTTCGTCGCGGCGCAGGAGGACGATCTGCGCGTGATGGAGCGGATGAGCGGCGTCAGGGTGGAACGCGTCGCGGATTGGGACGAGGTCGAGAGCGCGCGCCAGCGCGACGTGGCGCTGCTGGCCGATCTCGACGCCGGCTTCGTCATTCCGGGCAGGAAGTCTGCCGTCGTCCTCACCGCGAGCGACGTGCTCGGCAGCCGCGCGCATCATCCGCAGCCGATGGCGCGCAACTGGGGCGCGGCCTTCGACCATGCCGACGTGCCGGAGCAGGGCACGGTGGTCGTGCATCTCCAGCGCGGCATCTGTGTGCTCGACGGTCTGCAGACGATCAACACCGGCGGCGGCGCGATGCGCGAGATGGTCAGGCTGTCCTTCGCCGGCGACGACGCCGTGCTGGTGCCGCCGTCTGATCTCGCTTTGATGTGGCCCTACTCGACGGAGCGCGGCAAGCTCGCGCTCGACAAGGCGGATGGCAGCACATGGTGGGCCCGCCGCGGCGAGGCCGAGCAGGAGATCCAGGCCGCAGGCAAGGTGCTTGCCAAGCACATCAGCCAGCGCAAGCGGCGAAAGGCGGCCAGGCTGGTCCCGCCGGGGGCGCCTTACGAGAAATTCGTCGCGCGCTTTCCCTATTTTACGACCATCGATCAGGCCAAGGCCATCAACGACGTGCTGGATGATCTGGCATCCGGCCATCCGATGGACCGGGTGATCTGCGGCGACGTCGGCTTCGGCAAGACCGAGGTGGCGCTGCGCGCGGCGGCGGCCGTGGTGCTGTCGGGCAAGCAGGTCGCGATCGCGGTGCCGACTACCGTATTGGCACGGCAGCACGTCGCGACCTTCCGCAAGCGGTTTGCGCCTCTCGATATCGAAGTCGGCAGCCTGTCGCGCGCCACCTCTGGTGCGGAAGTACGGGAGACAAGGGAGGGCTTGCGCAGCGGCCGGATCAAGGTCGTGGTCGGCACCCAGGCGCTGACCTCGAAGGACGTGAAGTTTAGTGATCTCGGCCTCGTCATCATCGACGAGGAGCAGCATTTCGGCGCGGCCGAGAAGGCAAAGCTGTCCGGGCTTGCCAGGAATGCTCATACGCTCTGGATGAGCGCGACGCCGATTCCGCGCACGCTCGCCGCCGGTCTCGCCGGCTTCAGGGATCTGAGCGTCATCGCTTCCCCGCCCGTACATCGCCTGCCGGTCGCGACCAAGATCGCACCGCTGTCGGATGCCGCGATCGCCTCGGCGCTGCTGCGCGAGCAGCGGCGGCACGGGCAGAGCTTCCTGATCTGCCCGCGCATCCAGGATCTCGAGCCGATGCTGGCGCGCGTGCAGGCGGTCGCGCCCGATCTCAAGATCATCTGTCTGCACGGCAAATTGCCGGCCGACGAGATCGACGAGCGCATGATGACTTTCGTCGAAGGCAAGGCCGACGTGCTGCTCGCGACCAACATCGTCGAGAGCGGCCTCGACATCCCGCGCGCCAACACCATCGTGGTGTGCTGGCCGGAAAACTTTGGCCTCGCCCAGCTGCATCAGCTGCGCGGTCGCGTCGGCCGCGGCGGCATCCGCGCCTTCGCCTATCTCCTGACCGAGTCGGCCTCGGGGCAATCCGAGAAGCGGCTCGCGGTGCTGGAGGAGTTCAGCCGGCCGGGTGCAGGCTTTGCCATCAGCGAGCGCGACCTCGATCTCCGCGGCGCGGGCGATCTGTTCTCCGAGCAGCAATCCGGCCACGTCCAGGTGTTCGGCCCGGTGCTCTACAGCCACCTCTTGAAGATGGCCTCGGAGAAGGTCGACGACGGCAGGTCGGTGGTGTGGGTGCCCGACCTCAATTTGCCGGTCGCGGACATGCTGCCTCCGAGCTACGTGCAATCCGCGCCGGTGCGGCTGGAGCTCTATGCCCGTGCCGCGCGCTGCGCCAGCGAGGACGAGCTCGAGGATCTCGAGGAGGAGACCTCGCGCCGCTTCGGGCCCTTGCCGCAGGCCGCCCGCGATTTCTTTGCGGCGGCGCGACTGCGGCTGGATTGCAAGCGCAGAGGCATCATCCGTCTCGACGTCGGCCAGAGCGCGGTGGCCGCGACGTTCCTGCCGGGACGGTTGCGGAAATCCAAGGGCAAGTCGCTGCAACGTGACGGCGATCGCGTCGTCTACCACGCACCGATGCGCGATGCTCCGTTCGAGCGTGTCGAGGAGCTGCTGGACCTTCTGGACGAGACGTGA
- a CDS encoding CaiB/BaiF CoA transferase family protein, translated as MGGVLEGVRVLDFGRYIAGPYCATLLAEFGAEVIRVEKRDGSEDRFVAPVGEGGEGALFLQVNRNKKCITLDPMTTEGQEVMRKLIATADVVVANLPPQTLRAMKLDYEQLKAIKPDIILTTATAFGGPGPWSDRVGFDGVGQVMSGSVYMTGAGDPPYRAAVNWVDFGTALHCAFGTLAALIERGKSGRGQIVEGALLATALSFTNATLIEQAVINVNRVPTGNLGQTAAPADIYRTKDGWVLCQVTGHPLFKRWARLMGEEELWLNDPRFADDISRGNNGAVISERMARWCAERTTQEAVDTLGKAMIPTGPVLSPQQALDHLHIRAAGFLHEVDYPGLPKQAPIARAAIRLSETPGEIAARPPTLGEHTESVLAELGYDQAAIAALRQSGII; from the coding sequence ATGGGGGGAGTTCTGGAAGGCGTGCGCGTCCTCGATTTCGGGCGCTATATCGCGGGGCCGTATTGCGCGACATTGCTGGCCGAGTTCGGGGCTGAGGTCATTCGCGTCGAAAAGCGCGACGGCAGCGAGGATCGCTTCGTGGCCCCGGTCGGTGAAGGCGGCGAGGGGGCGCTGTTCCTGCAGGTCAACCGCAACAAGAAGTGCATCACGCTCGATCCGATGACGACGGAGGGGCAGGAGGTGATGCGCAAGCTGATTGCGACCGCCGATGTCGTCGTCGCCAATTTGCCGCCGCAGACCTTGCGCGCAATGAAGCTCGATTACGAGCAGCTCAAGGCGATCAAGCCCGACATCATCCTGACCACGGCGACCGCGTTCGGCGGACCGGGCCCCTGGTCCGACCGCGTCGGCTTCGACGGCGTCGGGCAGGTGATGTCCGGCTCGGTCTACATGACCGGCGCCGGCGATCCGCCCTATCGCGCGGCGGTGAACTGGGTCGATTTCGGCACCGCGCTGCACTGCGCGTTCGGCACGCTCGCCGCACTGATCGAGCGCGGCAAATCCGGGCGTGGGCAGATCGTCGAGGGCGCGCTGCTCGCGACCGCGCTGTCCTTCACCAATGCCACGCTGATCGAGCAGGCCGTCATCAACGTGAATCGCGTGCCGACGGGCAATCTCGGTCAGACCGCGGCGCCGGCGGATATCTACCGCACCAAGGACGGCTGGGTGCTGTGCCAGGTCACGGGACATCCGCTGTTCAAGCGCTGGGCGAGGCTGATGGGCGAGGAAGAGCTTTGGCTGAACGATCCGCGCTTTGCCGACGACATCAGCCGCGGCAACAACGGCGCCGTCATCAGCGAGCGGATGGCGCGCTGGTGCGCCGAGCGCACCACGCAGGAGGCTGTGGATACTCTCGGCAAGGCGATGATTCCGACCGGGCCGGTCTTGAGCCCGCAGCAGGCGCTGGATCATCTGCACATCCGCGCCGCAGGCTTTCTCCACGAGGTCGATTATCCCGGCTTGCCGAAACAGGCACCAATTGCCCGCGCGGCCATCCGGTTGTCGGAAACACCCGGCGAGATCGCAGCGCGTCCGCCGACGCTCGGCGAGCATACCGAGTCCGTGCTGGCGGAACTTGGCTACGACCAGGCTGCTATCGCAGCGCTTCGGCAGAGCGGCATCATTTAG